A DNA window from Hydra vulgaris chromosome 13, alternate assembly HydraT2T_AEP contains the following coding sequences:
- the LOC136090068 gene encoding uncharacterized protein LOC136090068, which translates to MARAIGRSRTVIKDYVNSPQMHRIKKSRGRSSTLSDRHRRRLLRQALNSSLTARQIAAETGVIANLRTVQRVIHNAFHLSRKKLQRKPPLTTNYINNQITFAKDHVTWKEEW; encoded by the coding sequence ATGGCTAGAGCTATTGGACGCAGCCGAACTGTGATTAAAGATTACGTTAATAGTCCTCAAATgcatagaataaaaaaaagtcgcGGACGTTCATCAACATTAAGTGACCGTCATAGGCGAAGGTTGTTGAGACAAGCTTTAAATTCTTCATTAACTGCACGTCAAATTGCTGCAGAAACAGGTGTGATTGCTAATTTACGTACAGTTCAGCGAGTTATTCATAATGCTTTTCACCTTTCCCGCAAAAAACTTCAGCGAAAACCACCATTGACAACAAATTACATAAACaatcaaataacttttgcaaAGGACCATGTGACATGGAAAGAAGAGTGGTAA